The proteins below come from a single Eucalyptus grandis isolate ANBG69807.140 chromosome 3, ASM1654582v1, whole genome shotgun sequence genomic window:
- the LOC120286123 gene encoding EG45-like domain containing protein isoform X1 yields the protein MFIKRSLPAHLHPCLLLVFTSALLEIAFVARGDVGTASHYTPPYQPTECYGGDPSQFPSSNLFAAAGDGVWDNGAACGRQYLVRCISASKSGTCIPERTIQIKIVDYALSSSSAAVASKQSVTGATLVLSQTAFGAIANSSVDSINVEFQQV from the exons ATGTTTATCAAAAGGAGTCTCCCTGCACACCTTCATCCATGTCTCCTCCTCGTCTTCACCTCCGCCCTCTTGGAGATTGCCTTCGTGGCCCGTGGCGATGTCGGCACGGCTTCTCACTATACCCCTCCATACCAAC CGACGGAATGCTACGGTGGGGACCCATCACAGTTCCCGTCGAGCAACCTGTTCGCGGCGGCGGGTGACGGGGTTTGGGACAACGGGGCGGCGTGCGGGAGGCAGTACCTGGTGCGGTGCATCAGCGCGTCGAAGTCCGGCACCTGCATCCCCGAACGCACTATCCAGATCAAGATCGTCGACTACGCCCTCTCGTCCTCGTCTGCAGCCGTCGCCTCCAAGCAGTCCGTCACCGGCGCCACCTTGGTCCTGTCTCAGACCGCGTTCGGAGCCATTGCCAATTCCTCCGTGGATTCTATCAACGTCGAGTTCCAACA GGTCTGA
- the LOC120286123 gene encoding EG45-like domain containing protein isoform X2 → MFIKRSLPAHLHPCLLLVFTSALLEIAFVARGDVGTASHYTPPYQPTECYGGDPSQFPSSNLFAAAGDGVWDNGAACGRQYLVRCISASKSGTCIPERTIQIKIVDYALSSSSAAVASKQSVTGATLVLSQTAFGAIANSSVDSINVEFQQ, encoded by the exons ATGTTTATCAAAAGGAGTCTCCCTGCACACCTTCATCCATGTCTCCTCCTCGTCTTCACCTCCGCCCTCTTGGAGATTGCCTTCGTGGCCCGTGGCGATGTCGGCACGGCTTCTCACTATACCCCTCCATACCAAC CGACGGAATGCTACGGTGGGGACCCATCACAGTTCCCGTCGAGCAACCTGTTCGCGGCGGCGGGTGACGGGGTTTGGGACAACGGGGCGGCGTGCGGGAGGCAGTACCTGGTGCGGTGCATCAGCGCGTCGAAGTCCGGCACCTGCATCCCCGAACGCACTATCCAGATCAAGATCGTCGACTACGCCCTCTCGTCCTCGTCTGCAGCCGTCGCCTCCAAGCAGTCCGTCACCGGCGCCACCTTGGTCCTGTCTCAGACCGCGTTCGGAGCCATTGCCAATTCCTCCGTGGATTCTATCAACGTCGAGTTCCAACAGTAA